One window from the genome of Rickettsiella endosymbiont of Xylota segnis encodes:
- a CDS encoding L,D-transpeptidase, whose product MRILIRFGLLIALLVVFLIMHGDSFAARGWLLQSLCNDPRLYCLVVARGETWYTLFPNPQRRELVQRINRMNTGIWPGMRIAAPRNLDATNWMEYTPFSPYRTPSGRKMIVYSPALNAWAAYGPAGNIIRWGPGSGGQNWCPDLGRPCHTPSGAFKIYEKRGAGCRSTKFPKPYGGAPMPYCMFFKGGFAMHGSRGVPGYNASHGCLRMFVDDAYWLNKEFADIGTQVIVLPYPSNHVQVSDDDDDDDDDDIISSNDDFDLFDNQIADNQLGITSAVDEQVAASKDDKNQAELKKIEDAITNHA is encoded by the coding sequence ATGCGTATACTCATAAGATTTGGTTTATTGATTGCATTACTGGTTGTGTTCTTAATTATGCATGGCGATAGTTTTGCTGCGCGCGGTTGGTTGTTACAAAGTTTGTGCAATGATCCTCGACTTTATTGTTTGGTCGTAGCGAGAGGGGAAACTTGGTACACCTTATTTCCTAATCCACAACGACGCGAATTAGTGCAGCGTATTAACCGTATGAATACGGGTATATGGCCTGGAATGAGGATCGCGGCACCACGAAATCTCGATGCAACTAATTGGATGGAGTATACACCATTTTCACCTTACAGAACGCCTTCCGGAAGAAAAATGATCGTTTACTCTCCGGCATTGAATGCGTGGGCGGCTTATGGTCCAGCGGGAAATATTATTCGCTGGGGACCGGGATCAGGTGGCCAAAATTGGTGTCCGGATTTAGGTAGGCCGTGTCATACGCCTTCTGGAGCATTCAAAATCTATGAAAAACGAGGAGCGGGTTGTCGATCAACTAAATTTCCTAAGCCTTATGGTGGGGCACCGATGCCTTACTGCATGTTTTTTAAAGGCGGTTTTGCGATGCACGGTTCACGCGGCGTACCTGGTTATAATGCCAGTCACGGTTGTCTGCGCATGTTTGTTGACGATGCGTATTGGCTCAACAAAGAATTTGCAGATATTGGTACGCAGGTGATCGTTTTACCTTATCCTTCGAATCATGTTCAGGTCAGTGATGATGACGATGATGATGACGATGATGATATAATCAGCAGCAATGATGATTTCGATTTATTCGACAATCAAATAGCGGATAATCAATTGGGAATCACCAGCGCTGTCGATGAACAAGTTGCAGCGAGTAAAGATGATAAGAATCAAGCTGAACTGAAAAAGATCGAAGATGCGATTACTAATCATGCTTAA
- a CDS encoding DedA family protein, with amino-acid sequence MSLPALDHFLPWLNHYGSLAIFIWFALGIFALPIPEESLLLLLGFLMAKGKLTIVSSLLAAYAGSCCGISGSYGLGRATGHYLSQSWGRYIGLTEKRYQAAHNWFERFGKWALVIGYFIPGVRHLTGYVAGALKLPFRYFAVFAYSGAVLWVSLFIGIGYLFHDHWHSAAEALHTQISLLLKTFI; translated from the coding sequence ATGTCCTTACCCGCTTTGGATCATTTTCTACCTTGGCTAAATCACTACGGTAGCCTAGCGATTTTTATTTGGTTTGCGTTAGGAATTTTTGCTTTACCGATACCGGAAGAATCCTTGCTGTTACTGCTGGGATTTTTAATGGCCAAAGGAAAACTGACTATCGTTTCCAGTTTATTGGCCGCTTATGCAGGAAGTTGTTGCGGTATCAGTGGAAGTTATGGGCTGGGTCGGGCTACCGGTCATTATCTGAGTCAAAGTTGGGGACGATATATCGGACTAACAGAAAAACGCTACCAAGCAGCGCACAATTGGTTTGAGCGTTTCGGTAAATGGGCCTTAGTCATCGGTTATTTTATTCCTGGGGTGCGCCACCTGACCGGTTATGTGGCGGGTGCATTAAAATTGCCGTTTCGCTATTTTGCCGTGTTTGCTTATTCGGGTGCTGTGTTATGGGTGAGTCTATTTATTGGTATTGGCTATCTTTTTCACGACCACTGGCATAGTGCGGCTGAGGCGCTGCACACACAGATTAGTTTACTGTTAAAAACGTTTATCTAG
- the cysS gene encoding cysteine--tRNA ligase has translation MLKIYNTLTQKKETFTPMHAKQVGMYVCGMTVYDLCHIGHARVLVAFDVMLRYLTMQGYQVNYVRNITDIDDKIIKRAQENNESMSALTQRMIAAMHEDFAQLAILPPTHEPRATDAISQMLDLIQILLDKNYAYQADNGDICYSVEKFKNYGELAHQNLEKLRSGSRVAVDVTKKDPLDFVLWKKAKPNEPSWESPWGAGRPGWHIECSAMSMAALGEHFDIHGGGLDLVFPHHQNEIAQSEGATDHKFVNTWIHVGFVQTNRQKMSKSLGNFFTLRDVLKQYPAEVIRYFLVSSHYRSPIQYSQENLQTAQAALQRLYTSLRGLLSKAPQTFDVEQFQGEYLERFQAAMDDDFNTPEALAVLFDLAREINRLRETDNKQALQLAKYLQYLASILGILQQDPEHFLKLGLQQKVSDEKKINDLITARNQARAAKNWQEGDRIRDELLSLGVVLEDTATGTEWRRK, from the coding sequence ATGCTAAAAATTTATAATACATTGACGCAAAAAAAAGAAACGTTTACACCGATGCATGCCAAGCAAGTGGGTATGTATGTCTGTGGCATGACAGTGTATGATTTGTGTCATATTGGTCATGCGCGTGTATTAGTGGCGTTTGATGTGATGTTACGTTATCTCACCATGCAAGGTTACCAGGTGAATTATGTGCGTAATATCACCGATATTGATGATAAAATCATCAAACGCGCACAAGAAAATAATGAAAGCATGTCAGCATTGACACAGCGCATGATAGCCGCCATGCATGAAGATTTTGCACAGTTAGCTATTCTGCCGCCTACGCATGAACCTAGAGCGACCGATGCTATCTCACAGATGTTAGATTTGATTCAAATCTTGCTCGATAAAAATTATGCCTACCAAGCCGATAACGGTGATATTTGTTACTCAGTAGAAAAATTTAAAAACTATGGTGAATTAGCTCATCAAAATTTGGAAAAATTACGCAGTGGTTCTCGCGTCGCTGTCGATGTTACAAAAAAGGATCCATTAGACTTTGTGCTATGGAAAAAAGCGAAACCGAATGAACCCAGTTGGGAATCTCCCTGGGGAGCAGGACGTCCCGGTTGGCATATTGAATGTTCGGCGATGTCGATGGCGGCTTTAGGTGAACATTTTGATATCCATGGCGGCGGTTTAGATTTAGTCTTTCCACATCATCAAAATGAAATTGCACAATCCGAAGGGGCGACCGATCACAAATTTGTTAATACCTGGATCCATGTCGGTTTTGTACAAACCAATCGTCAAAAAATGTCAAAGTCTTTAGGCAATTTTTTTACATTGCGTGATGTGTTAAAACAATATCCCGCAGAAGTCATTCGTTATTTCTTAGTTTCAAGTCATTATCGTAGTCCAATACAGTATAGCCAAGAAAATTTACAAACTGCACAGGCGGCTTTACAACGTTTGTATACCAGTTTACGCGGCTTGTTGAGTAAAGCGCCGCAAACTTTTGATGTTGAACAATTCCAAGGAGAATATCTAGAAAGATTTCAAGCGGCAATGGATGATGATTTTAATACGCCTGAAGCGTTAGCGGTATTATTTGATTTAGCGCGAGAAATCAATCGTTTGCGCGAAACGGATAATAAGCAAGCGTTGCAACTTGCAAAATATTTACAATATCTGGCAAGCATCTTAGGTATTTTGCAACAGGATCCAGAACATTTTTTAAAACTTGGCTTGCAACAAAAGGTAAGCGATGAAAAGAAAATCAATGATTTAATTACCGCACGTAATCAAGCACGAGCGGCTAAAAATTGGCAAGAGGGAGATAGAATACGCGATGAATTATTGAGTTTAGGTGTGGTATTAGAAGATACTGCTACGGGTACTGAATGGCGAAGAAAATAA
- a CDS encoding MFS transporter — protein sequence MIKFSEKNRKWWILLAMSSALALVFIDQTALAVALPAMQRELNLSNSLTQWIINAYLLAISATILLGGKIGDRLGHKRAFLFGVHVFVIASVLCALAESGAWLVTMRAIQGIGAAFMMPSTNALVTNAFPDKERGKALGIYVALAAIFLALGPLLGGLLTQVFSWRAVFWINFPIALISIFLAFFSLPKWQRSEKMNLDWLGFFISILFISGFVLCFMEGPNWGWTSFSIIGLLLLSIVSLGIFILWENKTSNPLVELDLFKNLTFSILFSVLLIIQAIGIVFVFWAIFLQNVLHFTPLKAGILLLPAMLPVIIMAPVGGYLRDKYGATLPMFSGTLLIVLSIIWIGIFSPYQTYPILFPGLLGFGIGFPLTLSGIMVTVMNMVKVEQRGIASAILNCSRQFGISIGLAVFAGLLGSLNKWQLGSFLKNSAAPLSSLKEYQIDGLLVQSQRAMQAVSHLSQQSLQLLKIAAAKAYTSAFSITMFVAAFLALITLVLILKIPRKNK from the coding sequence ATGATTAAATTTTCAGAAAAAAATCGTAAGTGGTGGATCCTGCTCGCCATGTCAAGTGCCTTGGCCCTGGTATTTATTGACCAAACAGCCTTAGCCGTGGCTCTACCCGCTATGCAACGTGAACTTAACCTCAGCAATAGCCTGACGCAATGGATAATCAATGCTTATCTATTAGCGATAAGTGCCACTATTCTATTGGGTGGAAAAATAGGCGATAGACTCGGCCACAAACGCGCGTTTTTATTTGGGGTGCATGTTTTCGTTATTGCATCGGTGTTATGCGCTTTAGCCGAATCAGGCGCATGGCTAGTCACCATGCGTGCTATTCAGGGCATCGGTGCTGCCTTTATGATGCCTTCGACCAATGCTTTAGTCACCAATGCCTTCCCTGATAAAGAACGTGGTAAAGCCTTAGGAATTTACGTTGCGCTAGCGGCTATCTTTCTCGCTTTAGGACCTTTGTTAGGTGGACTCCTAACTCAAGTCTTTAGCTGGAGAGCCGTGTTTTGGATTAATTTCCCGATTGCATTAATTAGTATTTTTTTAGCGTTTTTTTCTCTCCCAAAATGGCAACGATCCGAAAAAATGAATCTCGATTGGTTAGGATTTTTTATCTCGATACTTTTTATTAGTGGATTTGTTTTATGTTTTATGGAAGGGCCGAATTGGGGTTGGACTTCTTTTTCGATCATCGGTTTATTACTATTAAGTATTGTGAGCCTTGGTATTTTTATTCTATGGGAAAACAAAACCAGCAATCCATTAGTTGAATTAGACCTATTTAAAAACCTAACTTTTTCCATTTTATTTAGTGTGCTACTGATTATTCAAGCCATAGGTATTGTGTTTGTATTTTGGGCAATATTTTTACAAAATGTGTTACATTTCACCCCTTTAAAAGCCGGCATACTGCTATTACCGGCGATGTTACCTGTTATTATTATGGCACCGGTCGGTGGTTATTTACGCGATAAATACGGGGCCACGCTACCGATGTTCTCGGGTACGTTACTTATCGTATTGAGTATTATTTGGATAGGAATTTTTAGTCCCTACCAAACCTACCCTATTTTATTCCCTGGTTTACTCGGCTTCGGCATTGGTTTCCCCTTAACGTTATCCGGCATTATGGTAACGGTGATGAATATGGTCAAAGTCGAGCAACGCGGCATTGCCAGTGCCATATTGAATTGTTCGCGCCAATTTGGCATCTCGATAGGCTTAGCGGTATTCGCTGGATTGTTAGGTAGTTTAAATAAATGGCAACTGGGTTCTTTCTTGAAAAACAGTGCTGCACCTTTATCTTCTCTAAAGGAATATCAAATTGATGGTTTATTAGTACAATCACAACGCGCGATGCAAGCCGTCAGTCATTTATCACAACAAAGTTTGCAATTATTAAAAATCGCAGCAGCAAAAGCGTATACCAGCGCATTTAGCATCACCATGTTTGTCGCAGCATTTCTTGCTTTGATTACCTTGGTGTTGATATTAAAAATTCCTCGAAAAAATAAATAA
- the gltX gene encoding glutamate--tRNA ligase, whose translation MKTRFAPSPTGHIHLGNARTALFNFLFAHSQAGCFLLRIEDSDATRSLLTLAKELEEDLLWLGLPWQEGPDQEKGLGPYYQSERQAVYTLYYEQLVSMGRAYPCFCSESELLMMRKRQLASGKPPRYSGQCRQLTAEQIAEKKAQGKLASLRFHVLPKQVIRFDDFVKGEQSFVSDDIGDFVIQRSDGSAAFFFCNAIDDALMKVTHVLRGEDHLTNTPRQIMLLQALSLTIPAYGHMALIVGDDGAPLSKRHGSFSIKTLREAGYFAEALQNYLARLGHTYSNPNFLDIHDLAEHFSFSRLGKSPARYDQTQLMYWQKQALLHISNDKLSIWLEAKIQNLVPDAVKLNFIELMRGTICFPEEAVAWATILFGEANALNFSIDSKIFLREVDPRYWQTLLTLLDEENSNFKVLIKQLQQKLNLKGKALFTPLRLALTGRHDGPELAKLFSLLGNEKIRERILHAKNL comes from the coding sequence ATGAAAACTCGTTTTGCACCTAGCCCTACCGGCCATATCCATTTAGGCAATGCCAGAACCGCTTTGTTTAATTTTTTATTTGCACATTCGCAAGCCGGTTGTTTTTTATTACGAATAGAAGACAGCGATGCGACGCGTTCATTGCTGACGCTCGCAAAAGAATTAGAAGAAGACTTGCTTTGGTTAGGTTTACCTTGGCAAGAAGGCCCTGATCAAGAAAAAGGTCTCGGCCCTTATTATCAATCTGAGCGACAAGCAGTCTATACACTTTACTATGAACAATTAGTCAGTATGGGTCGTGCCTATCCTTGTTTTTGCAGCGAATCGGAGTTGCTCATGATGCGCAAGCGTCAGTTGGCGTCAGGTAAACCGCCGCGTTATAGTGGTCAATGTCGGCAATTAACGGCAGAGCAAATTGCCGAGAAAAAAGCGCAAGGAAAGCTTGCAAGTTTGCGCTTTCATGTTCTGCCGAAACAAGTTATTCGTTTCGATGATTTTGTCAAAGGCGAGCAAAGCTTTGTTAGTGATGATATTGGCGATTTTGTGATTCAACGCAGTGATGGGTCCGCGGCATTTTTCTTTTGTAATGCCATTGATGATGCTTTAATGAAGGTGACACATGTACTGCGTGGTGAAGATCATTTAACGAATACACCGCGCCAGATCATGTTATTACAGGCCTTGAGTTTAACTATTCCGGCGTATGGTCATATGGCATTAATTGTCGGTGATGATGGTGCCCCTTTATCAAAACGACATGGAAGTTTTAGTATTAAAACTTTGCGAGAAGCAGGTTATTTTGCCGAAGCTTTGCAAAATTACTTAGCACGTTTAGGCCATACCTACTCAAATCCGAATTTTCTGGATATTCATGACTTAGCAGAACATTTTTCATTCAGTCGACTCGGTAAATCTCCTGCACGCTATGACCAAACCCAATTAATGTATTGGCAAAAACAGGCTTTATTACATATTTCAAATGATAAACTAAGCATCTGGCTGGAAGCTAAAATACAAAATTTAGTGCCAGATGCTGTTAAGCTAAACTTTATTGAATTAATGCGCGGGACGATCTGTTTCCCTGAAGAAGCAGTCGCATGGGCAACTATTTTATTTGGCGAAGCCAACGCATTAAACTTCTCTATAGATAGCAAGATTTTTTTGCGCGAAGTCGATCCTCGGTATTGGCAGACACTCTTAACATTATTGGATGAAGAAAATTCTAATTTTAAAGTTTTAATAAAACAGTTACAACAAAAATTAAATCTAAAAGGTAAAGCCTTGTTTACACCGTTACGTTTGGCACTGACCGGACGTCATGATGGCCCTGAGCTGGCAAAGTTATTTAGCCTGTTAGGTAACGAAAAAATTCGTGAGAGAATACTCCATGCTAAAAATTTATAA
- a CDS encoding CC0125/CC1285 family lipoprotein, with protein sequence MFKKIKLFTLSLLILAFTGCTTYPCYQPYNSKTESGYKDLEFSKNIYKVSFIGNNYFSKELVENFLLKRCAELTLERGFKYFIILKEDTRLTDSRSWTTSSSTPNFPPVMTPMSIPNGNSQTKLPANFSTFPVFPTSISSNSWTETINKYSDVAIIKLLKDNKKYADAIDANTILNQLIDLPTSLEVTHFFGIEPKFR encoded by the coding sequence ATGTTTAAGAAAATAAAATTATTTACACTCTCATTACTCATTTTAGCTTTTACTGGATGCACCACTTACCCTTGTTATCAACCGTATAATTCAAAAACTGAAAGTGGATATAAAGACCTTGAATTTTCTAAGAATATTTATAAAGTTTCTTTTATAGGGAATAACTATTTTTCTAAAGAACTTGTTGAAAATTTTTTACTTAAACGATGCGCAGAGTTAACCCTAGAAAGAGGATTCAAATATTTCATTATACTAAAAGAAGATACCCGATTAACAGATTCTAGATCCTGGACAACTTCATCATCGACTCCTAATTTTCCTCCTGTTATGACGCCTATGTCGATACCGAATGGAAATTCTCAAACAAAACTCCCAGCTAATTTTTCTACCTTTCCTGTTTTCCCAACTTCCATTTCAAGTAATTCTTGGACAGAAACCATAAATAAGTATTCGGATGTAGCTATAATTAAATTATTAAAAGATAATAAAAAGTATGCTGATGCCATAGACGCAAATACTATACTAAATCAGCTAATAGATTTGCCTACGTCTTTAGAAGTAACGCATTTTTTCGGTATAGAACCAAAATTCCGATGA
- a CDS encoding ankyrin repeat domain-containing protein has protein sequence MSSLPDTIKDVLANEIPNNTTGCKVTLSVGEILLLVLTVCKKTKANDLDLTQFYQLYLEGVKTEADRELIKEIEKVITDKSFVIKSDSKTINDDPIRRYFETNLAYHILQNNAETLDHAKLENFTQCLKNRLFSLQNVKPSLFVVEKILKGDLDENVLNKYELEYAELTYKLLKNDFYGLSEVACKNLYQIACSTILATLNTQNDESIPANIYSNSIFTMGMDGRGRFIKPFHDEVRTTAKGLMKSISPLPMYHDVVNPVEESYADIYSPFQRSADQSDYMIESQWSQRLFSRQTQVYSNGISSTTLAQIRNMILQRRLGSHDYNISFKHYMTVFASLMLYNSGGHSFFEIFEVFKLPFCTELMEGELDTQEALKNDKLMFKLLYEDQKDAFEQALQSTQFYANTLLNKKLLNAEFKKQRIKDDSDLFSISEEKLTLHHAVINLTADELQKRLDSSDDVKADVDSLNHKGWTALMVAAQLGKVDHVNKLLAAKSNIGRQVKCLSALELAIKSENYNVVLTLLTAGAVVKRKNTLLQKLYKGSPAIYLACRQRDMRILEALLQYENKFNFGDIKKALLVALEAENFEAMQVLVNYINQHSEKKHFSEDHKFLLLKKATALGSLQLIQSIKSLLFPPTSPIDYSTLLNIAATKGFLPIAGYLLKLSNNHISKVENKEPTFLIDFNKLLLTALNNNHFAMAVFLIIAGANPVTIPTNSSCFMQFYNYLADPKLSEFLFTEIDNELIAKRIKDIGENLQQKESGIFHNFLTKLVSFLNKILSNNWRLSYNDKTLVMRKLSMLFTSKQPVEIVSIEHPLESPIKAI, from the coding sequence ATGAGTTCTCTACCAGATACGATAAAAGACGTTTTAGCAAATGAAATTCCTAATAATACAACTGGATGTAAGGTAACTTTATCTGTTGGGGAGATTTTACTCCTCGTATTAACTGTTTGCAAAAAAACTAAAGCCAATGACCTTGATCTCACCCAGTTTTATCAGCTGTATCTCGAGGGTGTAAAAACCGAAGCAGATAGAGAGCTCATTAAGGAAATCGAAAAAGTTATTACAGATAAGAGTTTTGTTATTAAGTCCGATTCTAAAACTATTAATGATGATCCAATCAGACGTTACTTTGAAACAAACCTAGCCTACCATATTTTACAAAATAATGCCGAGACTTTGGACCATGCTAAATTAGAAAATTTTACTCAATGTTTAAAAAATCGACTCTTTTCCTTGCAAAATGTAAAACCCTCTTTATTTGTAGTTGAAAAAATACTTAAAGGTGATTTGGATGAGAATGTATTAAACAAGTATGAATTAGAATATGCAGAATTAACATATAAATTACTAAAAAATGATTTTTATGGATTGTCTGAAGTTGCTTGTAAAAATTTATATCAAATTGCTTGTAGTACTATTTTAGCAACGTTAAATACTCAAAATGATGAATCAATACCAGCTAATATTTATAGTAATAGTATCTTCACCATGGGTATGGATGGACGAGGGCGGTTCATTAAGCCATTTCATGATGAGGTTAGGACAACTGCTAAAGGGCTGATGAAGTCTATATCTCCTCTTCCTATGTACCATGATGTAGTAAATCCTGTTGAGGAAAGCTATGCGGATATTTACTCCCCCTTCCAACGATCGGCTGATCAATCAGATTATATGATAGAAAGTCAATGGAGTCAGCGTTTGTTTTCGCGTCAAACACAAGTCTATTCGAACGGGATTTCTAGTACAACGCTAGCGCAGATTAGAAATATGATTTTGCAACGCAGGTTAGGATCTCATGATTATAATATTTCTTTTAAGCACTACATGACAGTTTTTGCTTCTTTAATGCTTTATAATAGTGGAGGACATTCATTTTTTGAAATTTTTGAGGTTTTCAAACTGCCATTTTGCACAGAATTAATGGAGGGTGAGTTAGATACTCAAGAGGCGTTAAAAAATGATAAGCTCATGTTTAAATTACTTTACGAAGATCAAAAAGATGCATTTGAACAGGCCCTTCAATCTACGCAATTTTATGCAAATACGTTGTTAAATAAAAAATTACTTAATGCAGAATTTAAAAAACAAAGGATAAAAGACGATTCTGATTTATTTTCTATCTCTGAAGAGAAATTGACATTGCATCATGCAGTGATAAATTTAACTGCGGATGAGTTGCAGAAACGATTAGATAGTTCAGATGATGTAAAAGCGGATGTTGATTCTCTAAATCATAAAGGATGGACTGCATTGATGGTTGCCGCTCAATTGGGTAAAGTTGATCATGTAAATAAACTTCTTGCCGCTAAATCAAATATTGGGCGACAGGTAAAATGCTTGTCAGCGTTAGAGCTTGCAATAAAAAGTGAAAATTATAATGTTGTACTTACTTTACTTACTGCAGGAGCTGTCGTAAAGAGGAAAAATACTTTATTACAAAAGCTATACAAAGGCTCACCTGCCATATATTTAGCATGTCGTCAGAGAGATATGCGTATTCTTGAAGCTTTATTGCAATATGAAAATAAATTTAATTTTGGAGATATTAAAAAAGCGTTATTAGTTGCATTAGAAGCTGAAAATTTTGAAGCCATGCAGGTATTAGTTAATTATATTAATCAGCATTCTGAAAAAAAACATTTTTCAGAAGACCATAAATTTTTACTTTTAAAAAAGGCTACTGCGTTAGGTAGTTTGCAATTAATTCAAAGTATCAAAAGTTTACTTTTTCCTCCAACTAGTCCAATTGACTATTCAACGTTACTGAATATAGCCGCTACAAAAGGATTTTTACCTATTGCTGGATATTTATTAAAATTATCTAATAATCATATTTCTAAGGTAGAAAATAAAGAACCGACTTTTTTAATAGATTTTAATAAATTATTACTTACCGCCCTAAACAATAATCACTTTGCTATGGCAGTATTTTTGATAATCGCGGGGGCTAATCCTGTCACTATACCTACTAATAGCTCTTGTTTTATGCAGTTTTATAACTATTTGGCAGATCCTAAATTGAGTGAATTTCTTTTTACTGAAATTGATAATGAACTTATTGCTAAAAGAATTAAAGATATCGGAGAAAACTTGCAACAAAAAGAAAGCGGTATATTTCATAATTTTTTGACAAAGCTTGTTAGTTTTTTGAACAAAATTTTGTCGAATAATTGGAGATTAAGTTATAACGATAAAACATTAGTTATGCGTAAATTATCAATGCTGTTTACTAGTAAACAGCCGGTAGAAATAGTGTCTATTGAACATCCATTAGAATCTCCAATCAAAGCCATTTAG